The sequence TCGCCGCCGTGGAGAACGGAGGTTCCTGCCGGGATGTCGTGACCCAGCTCGCCGCCGTGTCCACGGCACTCGACAGAGCCGGTTTCACGATCGTCTCGAACGCCATGAAGTACTGCATCACCGACCCCGAGGAAACAGCCAAGGTCGAGGACGGTCTGACGACCGACGAGCTGGAGAAGCTCTTCCTCGCCCTGTCGTGATGAATCACCCAATCCAGGAAGGACAACTCTCATGTGCCGTCCAGTGACATGCCGCAAGTGCGGGAAGACCACCTGGGCCGGATGCGGCCAGCACGTGGACCAGGTTCTGCGCGACGTACCGAAGAGCCAGCGCTGCCAGGGCCACGAGAACGAGCCCAGCAATGGAGGGCTGCTGTCGCGCATCTTCAACCGCTGAGAAGAACCCCGGCAACGGTCCCGTGAACACACCGGTGAACAACCGGACCACCTGTGTTCACGGGACCGTTGCTGTGTCGTGCGATCGTGGTCTCGCGCGACCGCATCGGCCGGTGTACCTGCCCCGGCGACGCGACCTGAGGTTTTTCCGCCGCGGGGGGCCACGTAGACTGCCGGTGCCGCGCGGTGGCTCTCGGTGGCTCCCGGTGGCTCCCGGTGGCTTCGACACCACCGTGGCGACGATGCCCCGAGTGGACGGCGTTGAGCCGCCACAGGCCGAGGTCACCGCTTCCGAGCGGCCTTCCCCGCCCAGGTGACACCCGTCCCCTCGGCAAGGGTGATGTGGAACGAACCTCACCCACGGGCGGCCGACCTCATCACGACGGGCGGGATTTCCGGTCCACACCGGTCAGGACAGCGCCAGGCCCCGGCAAGGCAGACGGCACTCGCATGGCAGGGCGCGCTGCTGTGGTGAGGCGCACCCGGCCACGACACGACGCAAGGAGGTCGGATGACCGCGAGCACGGCGGCGAGTGAGACGACAACGGCAGCTTCGACGACCGAACCGGTGACGGAAAGGGCGGCGACCTCCCGGCCACACCGCACGGCGCGTTACGCACTGCTCCTCGGAGGGCTCACCGCCTTCGGGCCGCTGTCTATCGACATGTACCTCCCCGCGCTGCCCGTGATGGCGCAGGAACTGCGCTCCACCGACACCCAGCTGCAATTCACCCTTGCCGTGTTCCTGGTCGGGCTCGGCATCGGCCAGCTCGTCGCGGGGCCGCTGTCCGACGCCTTCGGCAGGCGCAGACCTCTGCTCGTGGGTGTGGCGGTGTTCGCCGCGGCGTCCGCGCTGGCGGCATTCAGCCCCTCCGTTCCCGCGCTCATCGCGGCCAGGGCCGTGCAGGCGCTCGGAGCGGCCACCGGCATGGTGATCGCCAGGGCCGCGGTCCGTGATCTGTATTCGGGCGTGGCGATGGCGCGGTTCTTCTCCACCTTGATGCTCGTCACCGGAGCCGCCCCCGTGCTCGCGCCGGTCATCGGCGGTCAGCTGCTGCGGTTGACGTCGTGGCGGGGAATCTTCATCGCACTCACCGGATTCGGTGTGCTGCTGCTCGTGGTGGCCGCGCTCGCGCTGCCGGAAACCCTCTCCCGGCAGAACCGGCGTTCGGCCCGCCCCGGCCGCATCGCGCGGACCTACGCCGCACTGCTACGCGACCGCGTGTTCATCGGGTTCGCGCTCACCATCGGACTGGCCTTCGCGGCGATGTTCGCCTACATCTCAGGGTCGAGCTTCGTGCTGCAACACGACTACGGCCTCTCCCCTTCCGAGTACGGCTTCGTGTTCGGCGCGAACGGGCTCGGCCTCGTACTCGTCGGACAGATCAACGGCAGGCTCCTCGGCCGTTTCGCGCCGAGGACACTGCTGCGGACCGGGCTGGTGATCGCCGTGATCGGCGGGCTCGGCATCGTGGCCGCCGCAGCTTGGCAGGCACCGCTTGCGCTGCTGCTCGCACCGCTGTTCGTCACCGTGTCGTCCGTGGGCATGGTGAGCCCGAACGCCACCACGCTCGCGCTGGCCGACCATCCCCGCTCCGCGGGATCGGCGTCGGCGCTGCTGGGTCTCGTGCAGTTCCTCGTCGGCGGCGGAACATCCCCCCTCGTCGGGTTGCTCGGCGGATCGGCGCTGGCGATGGCCGTCGCGATGGCCGCTGCGGCGATCGCGGCGCTCGCGGCCTTCGCCTCGCTCACGCGAGTGACGTCGTCTTCGGACCGAATCGACCGAATCGATCACCTGAGGTGATGTTTGCTACTACAGTCTCTCCTGGTGGGATGAAGGGGGGCTGGGTGAGTTCGCGAGACGAGTGGGCTGTCCCCTGCCGCGACCTGGCCGGGCGGCGCCGGGAACTGACGGTGTTCGTGAACGCGGGCAGGGTGGTGCTCGTCGCACCGCCCGGCGAAGCCGCGGTGCTGACGTCTCTCGACGTGGGCAGACTCAGAGGAGCGTTGAGAGAAGCGGTAATGCAGGCGGACGATCTCCCCGAGGACGCCTTCGACGACTGACCGCGTCCGTGTCCGCACCTCCCGCACGCATGTTGGCACCACACGATGCAAACACCCGTACACAGACTGCGGACACGAACCACGGCGTCTCGTGTCCGCACTCCCCGCACGCGTGTCCGCACTTCCCGCACGCGCGTTGGCATCTCCCGTACGTGGGTCCGCAGCTTTCGCGCTCCGGCTTAGCCTTTCGCCATGGAACAGCACCTGTGGACCGCCGTCGATCACTACCTCGACGAGAAGCTGGCCCCGCACGACGACGTCCTCGACGCCACCGTGCGAGCATGCGCCGAAGCCGGACTACCCGACATCGCCGTGGCCGCCAACCAGGGCAAGCTGCTGAATCTCCTCGCCCGTATGGTCGGCGCGCGTCGCATTCTGGAGATCGGCACACTCGGCGGCTACTCGACCATCTGGCTCGGGCGGGCCCTCCCCTCCGACGGGAGGCTCGTGACGATCGAGGCAGACCCCGCCCACGCCGAGGTCGCTCGCGGCAACATCGAGCGGGCCGGGCTGGCCGACAGGGTGAACATCCGCGTCGGGAAGGCGCTCGACGTCCTCCCCGGACTCGACGCGAGCACCCCGTTCGACCTCACATTCATCGACGCCGACAAGGCCAGCAACGCCCACTACCTCCGCTGGGCGCTGCGACTCGGAAGGCCGGGCGGAGTGATCGTCGTGGACAACGTGGTGCGCAGGGGGACGGTCACCGACGCGGGCAGTGCAGATCCCGCGATCCTCG comes from Saccharomonospora xinjiangensis XJ-54 and encodes:
- a CDS encoding metal-sensitive transcriptional regulator gives rise to the protein MRNADPETQRRILNRLKRARGQLDGVIAAVENGGSCRDVVTQLAAVSTALDRAGFTIVSNAMKYCITDPEETAKVEDGLTTDELEKLFLALS
- a CDS encoding multidrug effflux MFS transporter, producing the protein MTASTAASETTTAASTTEPVTERAATSRPHRTARYALLLGGLTAFGPLSIDMYLPALPVMAQELRSTDTQLQFTLAVFLVGLGIGQLVAGPLSDAFGRRRPLLVGVAVFAAASALAAFSPSVPALIAARAVQALGAATGMVIARAAVRDLYSGVAMARFFSTLMLVTGAAPVLAPVIGGQLLRLTSWRGIFIALTGFGVLLLVVAALALPETLSRQNRRSARPGRIARTYAALLRDRVFIGFALTIGLAFAAMFAYISGSSFVLQHDYGLSPSEYGFVFGANGLGLVLVGQINGRLLGRFAPRTLLRTGLVIAVIGGLGIVAAAAWQAPLALLLAPLFVTVSSVGMVSPNATTLALADHPRSAGSASALLGLVQFLVGGGTSPLVGLLGGSALAMAVAMAAAAIAALAAFASLTRVTSSSDRIDRIDHLR
- a CDS encoding O-methyltransferase; this encodes MEQHLWTAVDHYLDEKLAPHDDVLDATVRACAEAGLPDIAVAANQGKLLNLLARMVGARRILEIGTLGGYSTIWLGRALPSDGRLVTIEADPAHAEVARGNIERAGLADRVNIRVGKALDVLPGLDASTPFDLTFIDADKASNAHYLRWALRLGRPGGVIVVDNVVRRGTVTDAGSADPAILGTREAIELLRDEPRLDATALQTVGVKGYDGLAVALITS